Proteins from a genomic interval of Oceanispirochaeta crateris:
- a CDS encoding aldo/keto reductase, producing MNSKSRLLKKIPGLSPLSFGAWALGGEYWGPQSHHDSVRAIHRALAMNVNYFDTAPVYGKGRSEQLIGQQIKKFRSEIILGTKAFYTTPEKMKTSLETSLRRLLTDYIDIFYIHWPLSGVDMRPGMEMLESLRQEGKIRAIGVSNFTVDQMKLLEGAGSIDVYQGGYNLFWSALEQKLLPYLSKRNIGFIPYGVLAQGILTESGMDHLDRNHEGYRHKMILYREDIIERIRPWLQRLLEESSRTGIPLEQAVALFTLNHLSADTVLLGVRNRSQAERNFQMVKDGLPPSFSSLLQSIKTEAEGLFQGIPNLFNHKS from the coding sequence ATGAATAGCAAAAGTAGACTCTTGAAAAAAATCCCCGGATTATCGCCTCTCAGTTTTGGAGCCTGGGCTCTGGGTGGTGAGTATTGGGGTCCCCAAAGTCATCACGATTCCGTCCGTGCTATCCATCGAGCTTTGGCTATGAATGTGAACTATTTTGACACTGCTCCTGTTTATGGAAAAGGTCGTTCAGAACAGTTGATAGGACAGCAAATCAAGAAGTTCCGTTCTGAGATCATCCTCGGAACCAAGGCGTTTTACACGACCCCGGAAAAGATGAAAACCAGTCTAGAAACAAGTCTGAGACGCCTCCTCACCGACTATATTGATATTTTTTACATACACTGGCCTTTGAGCGGGGTCGATATGCGTCCCGGAATGGAAATGCTGGAATCCTTGCGTCAGGAAGGGAAAATAAGAGCTATTGGTGTCAGTAATTTTACAGTTGACCAGATGAAACTACTCGAAGGAGCGGGCTCTATCGATGTATATCAGGGCGGATACAACCTGTTCTGGTCTGCCCTTGAGCAAAAGCTGCTCCCCTATCTTTCAAAAAGAAATATAGGCTTTATTCCCTACGGTGTTCTGGCACAGGGTATACTGACAGAAAGTGGAATGGATCATCTGGACCGAAACCACGAAGGCTACAGGCATAAAATGATCCTCTACAGGGAGGATATCATTGAAAGAATCAGGCCATGGCTGCAAAGACTCCTTGAGGAGAGCAGCAGGACAGGTATCCCTCTGGAACAGGCCGTCGCGTTGTTCACATTGAATCATCTGTCAGCCGATACGGTCCTGTTGGGCGTTAGAAACAGATCTCAGGCTGAAAGGAATTTTCAGATGGTAAAGGATGGTTTACCCCCTTCATTTTCATCCCTGCTGCAAAGCATAAAAACTGAAGCAGAGGGGTTATTTCAAGGCATACCGAATCTATTTAATCATAAAAGTTGA
- a CDS encoding transglycosylase SLT domain-containing protein produces MKLLRIIYFSWIVLLLSGCSSHKNADSEQAELTLDQYESYLKSAVYGTMNQVNEDPALTRERHIEYFTIVTGNRKIAKTIYDEAVKYNISPELAFALVFSESGFDPNAVNVNDNSVDRGLFQLNSKSFPNLKEADFFKPEINIPLGIAYLRYCLDMGGNEVAALAMYNAGPNRVKDSRTPKMTLDYIAKIQDLRISLEEGIIPDEFDSTVVPIPDIKSIKNVTLLMEQSGKIN; encoded by the coding sequence ATGAAATTACTCAGAATTATTTATTTCAGCTGGATTGTTTTACTGCTTTCTGGTTGTTCAAGTCATAAGAATGCCGATTCGGAACAGGCTGAATTGACCCTTGATCAGTACGAATCTTATTTGAAGAGTGCCGTGTACGGAACAATGAATCAGGTGAATGAAGACCCTGCTCTGACGAGAGAAAGACACATAGAGTATTTTACGATTGTCACTGGAAACAGGAAGATTGCTAAAACCATCTATGATGAAGCCGTAAAGTACAATATTTCACCGGAATTAGCCTTTGCTCTGGTTTTCTCAGAAAGCGGTTTTGATCCGAATGCCGTCAATGTGAACGACAATTCCGTCGATAGAGGTCTGTTTCAGCTGAATTCCAAGTCCTTCCCCAATCTCAAGGAAGCAGACTTCTTCAAGCCAGAAATCAATATTCCTTTAGGAATTGCCTATTTGCGGTACTGCCTGGACATGGGAGGCAATGAGGTCGCAGCCCTGGCTATGTATAATGCAGGACCAAATCGTGTTAAAGACAGCCGTACACCCAAAATGACCCTGGATTATATTGCTAAAATCCAGGATTTACGCATCAGTTTGGAAGAGGGGATCATACCCGATGAATTTGATTCCACAGTGGTTCCAATTCCGGATATTAAATCCATTAAGAATGTAACTCTCCTTATGGAACAAAGCGGAAAAATAAACTAA
- the aroF gene encoding 3-deoxy-7-phosphoheptulonate synthase: MIIVLKNNVKDAEKKHIQEYLESRGLKVREIIGEKETVLGAVGSVSIDFRQIELLPGVSQVIPISKPYKLASRELQKEDTIFDIGPVTIGGNRVVVIAGPCAVESREQIIESALAVKKAGAVILRGGAFKPRTSPYSFQGLGEEGCRYLKEAGELTGMPVATEIVSPNDADMMKEYIDIFQIGARNMQNFELLKKVGSMGMPVILKRGMSATIEEWLMAAEYLLSSGTEKVILCERGIRTFETMTRNTLDLSAIPVVQKLSHLPVIVDPSHGTGLRDKVLPMALAGVAAGANGLIIEVHPDPEKASSDGPQSLYPEQFEKLMCDLETLSSVVGKEVSRIPDKRHQALAAGVRAAGILSGAKESKPKAAFQGIHGAYSELAVKTYFQGSDVEAVPVPHFADIFRSVLSGDADWGIVPLENSVAGSILESYDLLYRYPDLSICGEIKVRVRHNLLASPGTKLEDIKKVYSHPQALSQCAGYLEKRGIEAVSFYDTAGAASFVSKENNPAIGAIAGVDAAGYYGLESLADGIETNPHNYTRFAVVVRNDMVDRESPINKASLVFSTPDEAGSLSSCLSIFSEYHLNMKKLESRPIHGKPWSYMFYVDLDIPEDRSLFEQAVKKITGLAEDFRILGLYQS, translated from the coding sequence ATGATTATAGTTCTAAAAAATAATGTCAAAGATGCTGAAAAAAAGCATATTCAGGAATATTTGGAGTCCAGAGGCCTTAAGGTTAGGGAAATCATCGGAGAAAAAGAAACTGTTTTAGGGGCTGTAGGCTCAGTTTCTATCGATTTTAGACAGATTGAGCTCCTTCCCGGAGTCTCTCAGGTTATACCCATTTCAAAACCCTATAAACTGGCGTCCAGGGAACTTCAAAAAGAGGATACAATCTTTGACATTGGACCTGTGACCATCGGAGGAAACAGAGTCGTCGTCATAGCGGGGCCCTGTGCGGTAGAGTCTCGTGAACAAATCATAGAATCGGCCCTGGCTGTCAAAAAAGCTGGAGCGGTCATCCTGAGAGGGGGTGCCTTTAAACCCCGAACCTCTCCCTACTCCTTTCAGGGGCTGGGAGAAGAGGGTTGTCGCTACCTGAAAGAAGCCGGTGAGCTCACGGGTATGCCAGTTGCTACTGAAATCGTCTCGCCCAATGATGCAGATATGATGAAAGAATATATTGATATCTTTCAGATTGGCGCTCGGAATATGCAGAATTTTGAGCTTCTTAAGAAAGTTGGATCTATGGGAATGCCGGTCATACTCAAAAGGGGCATGTCTGCCACCATAGAGGAATGGCTTATGGCTGCCGAATACCTTTTGTCATCTGGAACAGAAAAGGTCATCCTCTGTGAAAGGGGTATTCGAACATTTGAAACCATGACCAGGAATACACTGGATCTTTCGGCCATCCCCGTCGTTCAGAAACTCAGCCACTTGCCCGTCATTGTTGACCCCTCTCATGGTACGGGTCTGAGGGATAAGGTCCTCCCCATGGCATTAGCCGGTGTGGCTGCAGGGGCTAATGGGCTTATCATTGAAGTTCACCCGGACCCGGAAAAGGCCAGCTCTGACGGTCCACAATCCCTTTACCCAGAACAGTTTGAAAAACTCATGTGCGACCTAGAGACTCTCAGTTCTGTTGTTGGCAAGGAAGTTTCACGTATTCCTGATAAAAGGCATCAGGCTCTCGCTGCAGGTGTTCGAGCCGCCGGAATCCTCTCTGGAGCTAAAGAGAGCAAGCCCAAGGCTGCTTTTCAGGGAATCCATGGCGCCTATAGTGAATTGGCTGTGAAAACATATTTTCAAGGTTCTGATGTAGAGGCCGTTCCTGTCCCTCATTTTGCCGATATTTTCCGTTCTGTCTTATCCGGAGATGCAGATTGGGGCATTGTTCCCCTTGAAAACTCCGTGGCTGGTTCAATTTTGGAAAGCTATGATCTGCTCTACCGCTATCCCGATTTGAGTATTTGCGGGGAGATCAAAGTCCGGGTAAGGCATAATCTCCTGGCGAGTCCAGGGACAAAGCTGGAGGATATTAAAAAGGTTTATTCCCATCCACAAGCACTTTCACAATGTGCAGGATATCTGGAGAAAAGAGGAATAGAAGCGGTTTCATTCTATGATACCGCAGGGGCGGCTTCCTTTGTTTCAAAGGAAAATAATCCAGCCATTGGAGCTATTGCAGGGGTGGATGCCGCAGGGTATTACGGCCTGGAATCTCTGGCAGACGGGATTGAAACGAATCCTCATAATTATACAAGGTTCGCGGTTGTTGTCAGAAATGATATGGTGGATCGTGAGAGCCCTATAAACAAGGCTTCTCTCGTCTTCTCAACGCCCGATGAGGCCGGTTCTCTCTCTTCGTGCCTCTCTATTTTTTCTGAATATCATCTTAATATGAAAAAGCTGGAGTCCCGGCCGATTCATGGCAAACCCTGGTCCTATATGTTTTATGTGGATCTGGATATTCCCGAAGACCGCTCATTGTTTGAACAGGCTGTTAAGAAAATTACCGGTTTGGCAGAAGATTTCAGGATTTTGGGACTCTATCAGAGTTAA
- a CDS encoding DUF4416 family protein, which translates to MVKSYVPEKLVMGILISDLDMLRGLKLKLKALWGELDSCTEAVEFRYTDYYNAEMGSPLYRIFCSFTTLVNPENLAKIKLKSNEVENRFIRGSGRVINLDPGILSQSKFILATTKNNAHRIPMSLGIYGELTLQYRNGEFRDLEWTYPDYRGQAARQYLLSVRNTYKEQLKSISHKP; encoded by the coding sequence GTGGTAAAATCTTATGTTCCCGAAAAGTTGGTCATGGGAATCCTTATTTCTGACTTGGATATGCTAAGAGGATTGAAACTCAAGTTAAAGGCCCTCTGGGGAGAATTGGACAGCTGCACCGAGGCTGTGGAGTTTCGCTATACCGATTATTATAATGCAGAGATGGGATCTCCCCTTTATCGTATATTTTGTTCCTTCACAACCCTTGTTAATCCGGAGAATCTTGCCAAAATCAAGCTCAAAAGCAATGAGGTCGAGAATCGCTTTATCCGGGGAAGTGGCCGGGTTATCAACCTTGACCCCGGCATCCTCAGTCAGAGTAAATTCATTCTGGCGACGACTAAAAATAATGCCCATCGTATTCCCATGAGTCTGGGAATCTATGGAGAACTGACGCTGCAGTATCGCAATGGAGAATTCCGGGATCTGGAGTGGACGTACCCGGACTACAGAGGGCAGGCTGCCAGGCAGTATCTTCTTTCTGTCCGCAATACCTATAAAGAGCAGCTTAAATCGATTTCTCATAAGCCTTGA
- the ung gene encoding uracil-DNA glycosylase, which yields MPRDIKLNPSWLSVLTDEFEKPYMDHLHDFLLKEKRDGKTLFPPGKQIFQALDRTSFDDVKVVILGQDPYHGPGQAHGLSFSVQPGVAPPPSLVNIYKEMESDLGLKPPTHGCLTSWADQGVLLLNSVLTVEAHRAASHQGQGWEQFTDRIIRELEEKKEHLVFILWGSYARKKGSFIRRDRHLVIESPHPSPLSSYRGFFGSKPFSRANNYLRQSGQTPIEWRLPDIDLTRQTASP from the coding sequence ATGCCCAGAGACATAAAACTGAACCCCAGCTGGCTATCAGTACTGACAGATGAATTTGAAAAACCCTATATGGACCATCTGCACGATTTCCTTCTCAAAGAGAAACGAGATGGTAAAACGCTTTTCCCTCCGGGAAAGCAGATATTTCAGGCCCTGGACCGCACAAGCTTTGATGATGTGAAAGTCGTCATATTGGGTCAGGACCCTTACCACGGACCGGGTCAGGCTCACGGACTCAGCTTCTCAGTGCAGCCCGGTGTTGCACCTCCACCGAGTCTTGTGAATATCTACAAAGAGATGGAGTCTGACCTGGGGCTGAAACCGCCCACTCATGGCTGTCTCACCAGCTGGGCCGATCAGGGTGTGTTGCTGCTTAATTCAGTGTTGACCGTTGAAGCCCACAGAGCCGCATCCCACCAGGGACAGGGTTGGGAACAGTTTACAGACAGAATCATAAGGGAGCTTGAAGAAAAAAAAGAACACCTCGTTTTCATTTTATGGGGTTCTTATGCGCGAAAAAAGGGAAGTTTCATAAGGCGGGACAGACATCTGGTAATAGAGAGTCCTCACCCATCTCCCCTCTCATCTTACAGGGGATTTTTTGGAAGCAAACCCTTTAGCCGGGCCAATAACTATCTCAGGCAATCAGGGCAGACTCCCATAGAATGGAGGCTTCCGGATATTGACCTCACCAGGCAGACCGCCTCACCATGA
- a CDS encoding HAMP domain-containing methyl-accepting chemotaxis protein codes for MHSLKTKLLLIFVLLSFLVSLLVGGMDFLHFKKNIDQNLRTSLSNTANFVEHTLPYNSFASYVKAIEEKSSTSMDYRNFMGQYAMDSGIAFLYLVTQDGDKVPTIEISNFMEEEQLIFWESPAKEALLSLAENKIYYSEPYTDEYGSFISIYKPLATSDGIPAVIGVDLDVSYVKSLQKESIIGFMISMLIGVGISILLSFFFASSITKPLSSLDKELRHLAESDADLTIRIHSKSKNEIGKVAESFNAFATKLQDLVIQIKIAIDDTDSIKIAISDSSDQTSLEIDKISDNLDGIREQLEILDNSLSENTAVIEEVTQNIESVDQQIISQSAMVEQSTAAITQMMASLSSVNMVAQNKKTATRALWEVAKEGKERIDQTASSFKSVVEYFGQIQDMTKTINAIASQTNLLSMNAAIEAAHAGDSGKGFAVVAEEIRKLADSAGTTSKSIATLIKTITDSVMNTEKQVTATSTAFAQINEEVSDTLDAFSEIEQSVSELNSGGQQILESTNQINSVTVSIKEGSREIQTGTQSMLDSAIRIKEASGAVTTRMAASVKAASDIQVSKKTMIDLTKKMNTIIENLKEQFSQFKTG; via the coding sequence ATGCACTCTCTGAAAACGAAACTTCTTCTAATTTTTGTACTGCTCTCTTTTCTGGTCAGCCTGCTTGTCGGCGGTATGGATTTCCTCCACTTCAAAAAAAACATCGATCAGAATCTTAGGACTTCCTTAAGCAATACCGCTAATTTTGTAGAGCATACCCTCCCCTACAACTCCTTTGCTTCTTATGTAAAAGCGATAGAAGAGAAGAGCTCAACCAGCATGGATTACAGGAATTTTATGGGCCAGTACGCCATGGATTCCGGAATTGCCTTTCTCTACCTTGTGACACAGGATGGTGATAAGGTCCCCACTATTGAAATTTCAAATTTTATGGAGGAAGAACAGCTTATTTTCTGGGAATCTCCGGCAAAAGAAGCACTCCTCTCACTTGCTGAGAATAAGATCTACTACTCTGAACCCTATACCGATGAATACGGCTCTTTTATATCCATCTATAAACCCCTGGCAACTAGCGACGGGATTCCTGCCGTCATTGGTGTGGACCTGGATGTATCCTATGTAAAATCTCTTCAGAAAGAATCTATCATCGGTTTTATGATTTCCATGCTCATCGGGGTTGGAATATCCATCCTCTTAAGTTTCTTTTTTGCCAGTTCTATCACAAAACCTCTTTCCTCTCTGGATAAGGAACTGCGCCATCTGGCAGAATCCGATGCTGATTTAACCATAAGAATCCATAGCAAATCAAAAAATGAAATTGGTAAAGTCGCTGAATCTTTCAACGCCTTTGCTACAAAACTTCAGGACCTGGTAATACAGATTAAAATAGCCATTGATGATACGGACTCTATTAAAATAGCCATATCTGATTCATCAGACCAAACCTCCTTGGAAATTGATAAAATCAGTGACAATCTGGATGGAATCAGGGAACAATTGGAGATTCTGGACAATAGCTTAAGTGAAAATACAGCGGTCATTGAAGAAGTCACTCAAAACATAGAATCTGTAGATCAGCAAATCATCAGTCAGTCCGCCATGGTCGAACAGTCCACCGCTGCCATCACTCAGATGATGGCCTCCCTAAGCAGTGTCAATATGGTGGCACAAAATAAAAAGACCGCCACAAGGGCTCTTTGGGAAGTTGCCAAAGAAGGAAAAGAAAGAATCGACCAGACAGCCAGCTCTTTTAAATCTGTAGTTGAATACTTTGGTCAAATACAGGATATGACCAAAACGATTAATGCCATTGCTTCCCAGACGAACCTCCTTTCCATGAATGCCGCCATTGAAGCGGCCCATGCGGGAGACTCAGGTAAAGGGTTTGCCGTCGTTGCCGAGGAAATCAGAAAACTGGCCGACTCAGCCGGTACAACATCCAAATCCATTGCCACATTGATAAAAACCATCACCGATTCTGTGATGAACACGGAAAAGCAGGTCACAGCCACCTCCACAGCCTTTGCCCAGATCAATGAAGAGGTCAGCGATACCCTGGATGCCTTCTCAGAAATAGAACAATCGGTAAGCGAACTTAACTCTGGAGGACAGCAAATACTGGAATCCACAAATCAAATCAACTCCGTTACAGTTTCGATCAAGGAAGGATCTAGGGAGATTCAAACAGGGACACAATCTATGCTGGACTCTGCCATACGGATCAAAGAGGCCTCTGGTGCAGTAACAACCAGAATGGCCGCTTCTGTTAAGGCAGCATCAGACATTCAGGTCTCTAAAAAAACTATGATAGATTTAACCAAAAAAATGAATACAATCATTGAAAACCTGAAAGAACAGTTCAGTCAGTTCAAAACCGGCTAA
- the leuS gene encoding leucine--tRNA ligase, with amino-acid sequence MSKYPFKDIEATWQKYWAENKTFKVTEDPAFPKDKRAYVLDMFPYPSGAGLHVGHPEGYTATDIYCRYLRMNGFNVLHPMGFDSFGLPAENYAIKTGTHPKITTQANIDNFLKQIKALGFSYDWDREISTHTSEYYHWTQWIFLKLYKAGLAYESDMPINWCPDCKTGLANEEVLDGRCDRCGHQVERKNLRQWVFKITEYADKLLEDLDTLDWPDSVKAMQRNWIGRSEGANVTFMTEKTNDPIQVYTTRPDTLFGATYMVLSPEHKLVEKITTAEQKEAVEAYVYQANLKSDLERTELAKEKTGVFTGAYAINPLNGEKIPVWVADYVLISYGSGAIMAVPAHDERDWEFAKKFDLPIIEVLKGGNVEEEAFTGDGPHVNSGFLDGMGKEEAISKVIAWLEEKKIGSGAVNFKLRDWIFSRQRYWGEPIPLIHCEKCGIVPVPEDQLPLVLPPTDNFEPSGTGESPLANISDWVNCTCPECGGPGKRETNTMPQWAGSCWYFLRYLDPKNNKAMVSKEAEEYWMPVDLYVGGAEHAVLHLLYSRFWHKVLFDLGIVQTKEPFQRLINQGMITSFAYQRSDKSLVATDLVEEKDDKFFEISTGEELSRVIAKMSKSLKNVINPDDIIRDYGADSMRVYEMFMGPLQVSKPWQTKGLVGVNRFLNRVWDIAEREITDEEPSKDMIKVLHKSIKKITEDTRDLEFNTGIAQMMIFINEAYKLEKCYRKLWEPFVLLIAPYAPHLAEEMWKKLGHNNTLAYESWPQWVEELTKDDEKEIVVQINGKLRCKMILPAGTSLDDMKAAAHAQDRVKELIEGKTIIKEIAVPDKLVNIVIR; translated from the coding sequence ATGAGTAAATATCCTTTTAAAGACATCGAAGCCACATGGCAAAAGTATTGGGCAGAGAATAAAACATTCAAAGTTACAGAAGATCCTGCCTTTCCCAAGGACAAGAGAGCCTATGTCCTGGATATGTTTCCCTATCCTTCAGGAGCCGGCCTTCATGTTGGCCATCCCGAGGGTTATACCGCCACCGACATTTACTGCCGGTACTTGAGAATGAACGGATTCAACGTCCTTCATCCCATGGGATTCGACTCCTTCGGACTCCCCGCTGAAAACTACGCTATCAAGACTGGAACTCATCCCAAAATTACAACTCAAGCCAATATTGATAACTTCCTGAAACAGATCAAAGCCCTGGGGTTCTCTTATGATTGGGACCGTGAAATATCAACCCATACAAGCGAATACTACCACTGGACCCAGTGGATTTTTCTTAAACTCTATAAGGCGGGACTGGCTTATGAGTCCGATATGCCCATCAATTGGTGTCCTGATTGTAAAACTGGTCTGGCCAATGAAGAGGTCTTGGACGGAAGATGCGATCGCTGCGGGCATCAGGTAGAGAGGAAGAACCTGCGTCAATGGGTCTTCAAAATCACCGAATATGCAGACAAGTTGTTAGAAGATCTGGATACCCTGGACTGGCCTGACTCCGTAAAGGCCATGCAGCGGAACTGGATAGGTCGCTCCGAAGGGGCCAATGTGACCTTCATGACCGAAAAAACGAACGATCCCATCCAGGTATATACCACACGCCCTGACACCCTCTTTGGTGCCACCTATATGGTTCTTTCACCCGAGCATAAGCTGGTTGAAAAAATCACCACTGCCGAACAGAAAGAAGCTGTTGAGGCTTATGTGTATCAGGCAAACCTCAAATCCGATCTGGAGAGAACCGAACTAGCCAAGGAAAAAACCGGTGTGTTCACAGGAGCCTATGCCATAAACCCATTAAATGGTGAGAAGATTCCTGTCTGGGTGGCAGACTATGTTCTCATATCCTATGGATCAGGAGCCATCATGGCTGTCCCTGCCCACGATGAAAGAGACTGGGAATTTGCTAAAAAATTTGATCTGCCCATCATTGAAGTCTTAAAGGGTGGAAATGTAGAAGAAGAGGCTTTTACCGGAGATGGTCCTCATGTAAATTCCGGTTTTCTGGACGGCATGGGCAAAGAAGAAGCCATAAGCAAAGTCATTGCCTGGCTGGAAGAGAAAAAAATAGGTTCAGGAGCTGTGAACTTCAAGCTACGCGACTGGATTTTCAGCCGCCAACGGTACTGGGGAGAACCCATTCCACTTATTCACTGTGAGAAATGCGGGATTGTACCTGTCCCCGAAGACCAGCTTCCTTTAGTACTGCCTCCCACAGATAATTTTGAACCATCCGGTACGGGAGAATCCCCCCTGGCCAATATAAGCGACTGGGTAAACTGCACCTGTCCAGAATGCGGCGGTCCTGGTAAAAGGGAAACCAACACCATGCCCCAGTGGGCTGGAAGCTGCTGGTATTTCCTGCGCTACCTAGACCCCAAAAACAACAAGGCCATGGTGAGCAAAGAAGCAGAAGAGTACTGGATGCCTGTAGATCTTTATGTAGGTGGAGCAGAACATGCGGTTCTACACCTGCTCTACTCAAGATTCTGGCATAAGGTTCTCTTTGATTTGGGAATTGTGCAGACAAAAGAGCCCTTTCAGAGGCTGATTAACCAGGGGATGATCACATCCTTTGCCTATCAGAGGAGCGACAAATCACTGGTAGCAACCGACCTTGTGGAAGAAAAAGACGATAAATTCTTTGAAATATCCACTGGGGAAGAGCTGAGCCGTGTCATTGCCAAAATGTCCAAGAGCCTTAAAAATGTCATCAATCCCGATGATATCATCCGTGACTACGGAGCCGACTCCATGAGGGTCTATGAGATGTTTATGGGTCCTCTCCAAGTTTCAAAACCATGGCAGACCAAAGGTCTTGTGGGCGTCAACCGTTTCCTCAACCGAGTATGGGATATTGCCGAGAGAGAAATCACTGACGAAGAACCCTCGAAAGATATGATTAAGGTCCTCCATAAATCAATTAAAAAGATAACCGAAGATACAAGAGACCTTGAGTTCAATACGGGAATTGCACAAATGATGATTTTCATCAACGAGGCTTATAAGCTGGAAAAATGTTACCGAAAACTCTGGGAACCCTTTGTACTCCTCATTGCTCCCTATGCTCCCCACCTTGCGGAAGAAATGTGGAAGAAACTGGGACATAACAACACTCTGGCCTATGAATCCTGGCCGCAATGGGTTGAAGAGTTGACCAAGGACGATGAAAAAGAGATTGTCGTACAAATCAATGGAAAACTGCGCTGTAAGATGATCCTCCCAGCCGGAACAAGTTTGGACGATATGAAGGCCGCGGCCCATGCGCAGGATAGGGTAAAAGAGTTGATAGAAGGCAAGACCATCATCAAAGAAATTGCCGTTCCAGATAAGCTGGTGAATATTGTCATCCGATAA